The following coding sequences are from one Lolium rigidum isolate FL_2022 chromosome 6, APGP_CSIRO_Lrig_0.1, whole genome shotgun sequence window:
- the LOC124666163 gene encoding beta-glucuronosyltransferase GlcAT14B-like — MGANGRADSPSSTKTPPRGGAAGVELYSPSTKSPRAGSLSSLLPTGLAASLFDRRWAISGAVTVFLFIVATLTVTSTSSSSASFFSFFPSSGSVELVQHQQAAANVSSAPRPPHPGANVPRLAYLVSGSKGDLDRLWRALHALYHPRNLYVVHLDREAPVGERLELARRVANSTVFRRVGNVEVIRRANMVTYRGPTMVANTLHACAMLLRRSRDWDWFINLSASDYPLMTQDDILHAFSALPRNVNFIEHTGYLGWKESQRAKPLIVDPGLYSSQKQDIFYAGPTRREMPTAFKLFTGSAWVGLSRDFAEYVVWGWDNLPRTLLMYYANFISSPEGYFQTVLCNAPRFVPTVANHDLHHIQWDTPPRQHPHELGLADMDRMVRSDAPFARKFPRDDPVLDAIDAHLLGGRGWNGTMFVRGGWCGEEGDCVGHVAATGGEDSWVLWPGLGAERLRRLMDRIVRSEAFPNRQCK; from the exons ATGGGGGCCAACGGCCGCGCCGACTCGCCGTCCTCGACCAAGACGCCTCCACGCGGCGGCGCTGCCGGAGTCGAGCTCTACTCCCCGTCGACCAAGTCCCCGCGCGCAGGCAGCCTCTCGTCCCTGCTCCCGACCGGCCTCGCGGCGTCGCTGTTCGACAGACGGTGGGCGATCTCGGGGGCGGTCAccgtcttcctcttcatcgtcgccaCGCTCACCGTGACGTCCACGTCGTCATCGtccgcctccttcttctccttcttcccctCCAGCGGCAGCGTCGAGCTCGTCCAGCATCAGCAGGCGGCCGCCAACGTGTCGTCGGCCCCGCGGCCGCCtcaccccggcgccaacgtgcCGCGCCTGGCGTACCTCGTCTCGGGCTCCAAGGGCGACCTGGACCGGCTGTGGCGCGCGCTGCACGCGCTCTACCACCCGCGGAACCTCTACGTGGTGCACCTGGACCGCGAGGCGCCCGTGGGGGAGCGGCTGGAGCTGGCGCGGCGGGTGGCCAACAGCACCGTGTTCCGCCGCGTCGGCAACGTCGAGGTGATCCGCCGCGCCAACATGGTCACCTACCGTGGGCCGACCATGGTGGCGAACACGCTGCACGCCTGCGCCATGCTCCTCCGCCGCAGCCGCGACTGGGACTGGTTCATCAACCTCTCCGCCTCCGACTACCCGCTCATGACGCAGGACG ATATCCTCCACGCATTCTCGGCGCTGCCGCGGAACGTCAACTTCATCGAGCACACCGGCTACCTCGGATGGAAGGA GAGTCAGCGCGCGAAGCCACTGATCGTGGACCCGGGGCTATACTCCTCCCAGAAGCAGGACATCTTCTACGCTGGGCCGACCCGGCGGGAGATGCCGACGGCGTTCAAGCTCTTCACGGGGTCGGCGTGGGTGGGGCTGTCGCGGGACTTCGCCGAGTACGTGGTGTGGGGGTGGGACAACCTCCCGCGCACCCTCCTCATGTACTACGCCAACTTCATCTCCTCCCCGGAGGGCTACTTCCAGACCGTGCTCTGCAACGCGCCCCGCTTCGTGCCCACCGTCGCCAACCACGACCTCCACCACATCCAGTGGGACACCCCGCCGCGCCAGCACCCGCACGAGCTCGGCCTCGCCGACATGGACCGCATGGTCCGCAGCGATGCGCCGTTCGCCCGCAAGTTCCCACGTGACGACCCCGTGCTTGATGCCATCGACGCCCACCTCCTGGGAGGCCGCGGCTGGAACGGCACGATGTTCGTGCGAGGAGGGTGGTGCGGCGAGGAAGGGGACTGCGTGGGTCATGTCGCTGCCACCGGCGGTGAGGACAGCTGGGTGCTCTGGCCGGGGCTGGGCGCCGAGAGGCTGCGGAGGCTCATGGACAGGATCGTCAGGTCGGAGGCCTTCCCCAACAGACAATGCAAGTAG